One candidate division WOR-3 bacterium genomic window, TCTTTACTGTAATGCTGGGTTTTTTGGTTTTGATCTTCTCTAACCTGGTGCCGGTGATAAGATTTGGTATCTTACTGGGCATAACAATGCTGAGCACGGGGTTGGGGGCAACTGTTCTTTTGCCTGCAATCATTTTAAAGGTAGGCAGACATTTTAAAGGGAGTAAAAATGAAGAACAAAATTAAAAAACAAGGGATAGCCATTAAGCTGGGAGTAGCTTTGGCAAGAAAACGAGGAGGTCAAAAATGAAGAATTACATGAAAATGACCGGCATATTGTCCATCCTGCTGATTGTAATCCAAACCGCATGGGCAGAAGAATCCTTAAAAGCCGAGGAGATTTTAAAAAAGGTTGATGAAGTCCTCAGTGCACCCAAAGACCTCTCCGCGCTGATGAAGATAAATATCATAAATAAAAATGGCGAGACAAAAAAACGCGAAGTCCAGTTATATCAGAAAGGTGCTAACAAAAGATTAGTAAAAGTCCTCTCCCCGGCTGACCAGAAAGGAATCGGGTTTCTTTCGTTACCAGATGATCTGCTCTATGTTTATCTTCCAGCATACAAAAAGACCCGACGCATTGCTGCTCATGTAAAAAATCAGAAGTTTGTCGGCACCGACTTCACCTACGAAGACCTTGAAGCCAAGCGATATGCTGATAAGTGGCAATCCGAAGGCTTAAAGAACGAAGGGGAATTTTATTTACTCATCCTCACACCCAAGCCCGGCCATATTTCCGAGTATGCGCGGGTAAATCTGTATGTGCGCAAGGATGATTTCTTTCCGGTAAAATCTGAATTTTTCAACAAAAAGGGCATGATGATAAAACAAATGGAAATTCCAAAAACCGAAAAGATAAAAGAATATCTTATCCCGAAAAACTATGTGATGCAGGACCTTCGCAGTGGCAACAGAACCGAAATTGTGCTGGAAGAAATTAAGGTAGATACCGGCTTAAAAGACGAAATCTTCACGGAGCGAAATCTTGCTCAGTAGAAAATTTCAATGACTGACATATAATTTTGCCGGGATAAATAGTTAAGGCACATTAACAAAATAAAGGAGGTCAAAATGAAACTACCAAAAATAAATAAAATGACCATAGTATTTTTGGCATTAAATCTTGTTTTTGGTCTTGATTGGTCAGGATATTTTTCTACCGACCACCGCTTTTTCCTAAAAGAAAATTATCCTCTCTCGTTTGAGGAATACCGATTGAACCTGAATCTGGAGCAAAATAGCAATGAGCATATCAAATTCTTTAGCGAAATCTGGCTCCGTTCATTCGATCTGCCCAACTTCGTAAATCTTGAAGACCTTTCAAAAAAAGAAAAAATCGCTCCGTTTGAAATCGATATTCGGGAGGGCTACATCGATATTCAAAAATTTCCAGTGGAAAATGTTGATCTGCGCATCGGCCGGCAGCGGATTGCCTGGGGAACTGCTGATAAGATAAATCCTACCGATAACCTTAATCCATTGGACCTCGAAGATATCTGGGACTTTGGTCGACATCTCAGTTCCAACGGAGTAAAGATTGACGGCTATATTAAAGGTTTTAATCTCTCTTATGTCTTTATCCCCCGTTTTACTCCGGCATTATTACCGCCGAA contains:
- a CDS encoding outer membrane lipoprotein-sorting protein is translated as MKNYMKMTGILSILLIVIQTAWAEESLKAEEILKKVDEVLSAPKDLSALMKINIINKNGETKKREVQLYQKGANKRLVKVLSPADQKGIGFLSLPDDLLYVYLPAYKKTRRIAAHVKNQKFVGTDFTYEDLEAKRYADKWQSEGLKNEGEFYLLILTPKPGHISEYARVNLYVRKDDFFPVKSEFFNKKGMMIKQMEIPKTEKIKEYLIPKNYVMQDLRSGNRTEIVLEEIKVDTGLKDEIFTERNLAQ